Proteins encoded by one window of Agelaius phoeniceus isolate bAgePho1 chromosome 3, bAgePho1.hap1, whole genome shotgun sequence:
- the BCL11A gene encoding BCL11 transcription factor A isoform X6 produces MNGAEDSSAGEQMERSVTWGRGKDEPSSYTCTTCKQPFNSAWFLLQHAQNTHGLRIYLESEHGSPLTPRVGIPTGLGAECPSQPPLHGIHIADNNPFNLLRIPGSVSREASGLGEGRFPPTPPLFSPPPRHHLDPHRIERLGAEEMALATHHPSAFDRVLRLNPMAMEPPAMDFSRRLRELAGNTSSPPLSPSRPSPMQRLLQPFQPGSKPPFLATPPLPPLQSAPPPSQPPMKSKSCEFCGKTFKFQSNLVVHRRSHTGEKPYKCNLCDHACTQASKLKRHMKTHMHKSSPMTVKSDDGLSTASSPEPGTSDLVGSASSALKSVVAKFKSENDPNMIPENGDEEEEEEEEEEEEEEEEEEEDLNESDRPDYGFGMSLEAARHHENNSRAGEEGRAMPDVMQGMVLSSMQHFSEAFHQVLGEKHKRGHLPEPEVHRDTCDEDSVAGESDRIDEGAVNGRGCSPGESASGGLSKKLLLGSPSSLSPFSKRIKLEKEFDLPAAAMPNTENVYSQWLAGYAASRQLKDPFLSFGDSRQSPFASSSEHSSENGSLRFSTPPGELDGGISGRSGTGSGGSTPHISGPGPGRPSSKEGRRSDTCEYCGKVFKNCSNLTVHRRSHTGERPYKCELCNYACAQSSKLTRHMKTHGQVGKDVYKCEICKMPFSVYSTLEKHMKKWHSDRVLNNEIKTE; encoded by the coding sequence GTAAAGATGAGCCCAGCAGCTACACGTGTACGACTTGTAAACAGCCTTTCAACAGCGCCTGGTTCCTCTTGCAGCACGCACAGAACACACACGGCTTACGGATCTACCTAGAAAGCGAGCACGGCAGCCCCCTGACGCCACGGGTTGGTATCCCAACAGGACTAGGTGCAGAGTGCCCTTCCCAGCCACCTCTCCACGGGATTCACATTGCAGACAATAACCCTTTTAACCTGCTCAGAATACCCGGCTCGGTCTCGAGGGAGGCGTCGGGGCTGGGAGAAGGGCGTTTCCCACCCACGCCGCCCCTCTTTAGCCCTCCCCCGAGGCACCATTTGGATCCGCATCGCATTGAGCGCCTGGGTGCGGAAGAAATGGCTCTGGCCACCCATCACCCTAGTGCCTTTGACAGGGTGCTGCGACTGAACCCCATGGCGATGGAGCCCCCCGCTATGGATTTCTCCCGGAGGCTGCGGGAGCTGGCCGGCAACACCTCCAGCCCACCCTTGTCCCCGAGCCGGCCCAGCCCTATGCAAAGGTTGCTGCAGCCCTTCCAGCCCGGCAGCAAGCCCCCGTTCCTGGCCACGCCGCCCCTCCCTCCTCTGCAgtctgctcctcctccctcccagccccccaTGAAGTCCAAGTCCTGCGAGTTCTGCGGGAAGACCTTCAAGTTTCAGAGCAACCTGGTGGTCCACCGCCGGAGCCACACgggggagaagccctacaagtgcAACCTCTGCGACCACGCCTGCACGCAGGCCAGCAAGCTGAAGCGCCACATGAAGACCCACATGCACAAGTCCTCCCCCATGACAGTGAAGTCGGACGACGGGCTCTCCACTGCCAGCTCCCCTGAGCCGGGCACCAGTGACCTGGTGGGCAGCGCCAGCAGCGCCCTCAAGTCCGTGGTGGCCAAGTTCAAGAGCGAGAATGACCCCAACATGATCCCTGAGAACggggatgaggaagaggaggaggaggaggaggaagaggaggaggaggaggaggaagaggaggaggactTGAATGAGAGCGACAGGCCGGACTATGGCTTCGGGATGAGCCTGGAGGCGGCCCGTCACCACGAGAACAACTCGCGGGCTGGCGAGGAGGGCCGGGCGATGCCGGACGTCATGCAGGGCATGGTCTTGAGCTCCATGCAGCACTTCAGCGAGGCCTTCCACCAGGTCCTGGGGGAGAAACACAAGCGGGGCCACCTCCCCGAGCCCGAGGTGCACAGGGACACTTGCGACGAAGACTCGGTGGCCGGCGAGTCCGACCGCATCGACGAGGGGGCCGTCAACGGCCGGGGCTGCTCCCCGGGGGAGTCTGCCTCGGGAGGCCTGTccaaaaagctgctgctgggtagccccagctccctgagccccTTCTCCAAACGCATCAAGCTGGAGAAGGAGTTCGACCTGCCGGCCGCCGCCATGCCCAACACCGAGAACGTTTACTCCCAGTGGCTGGCGGGCTACGCCGCCTCCCGGCAGCTGAAGGACCCCTTCCTCAGCTTCGGCGACTCCCGACAATCGCCCTTCGCCTCCTCCTCCGAGCACTCCTCGGAGAACGGCAGCCTGCGCTTCTCCACGCCGCCGGGCGAGCTGGACGGAGGGATCTCAGGCCGCAGCGGCACGGGAAGCGGAGGGAGCACCCCCCATATTAGTGGCCCGGGCCCTGGCAGGCCCAGCTCAAAAGAGGGCAGACGCAGCGACACTTGTGAGTACTGTGGGAAGGTCTTCAAGAACTGTAGTAATCTCACCGTCCACAGACGGAGCCACACGGGCGAGAGGCCGTATAAGTGTGAGCTTTGCAACTACGCCTGCGCCCAGAGTAGCAAGCTCACCCGGCACATGAAAACACACGGGCAGGTGGGAAAGGACGTTTACAAATGCGAGATTTGTAAGATGCCTTTTAGCGTGTACAGTACCCTGGAGAAACACATGAAAAAATGGCACAGTGATCGAGTCTTGAATAACGAGATAAAAACTGAATAG
- the BCL11A gene encoding BCL11 transcription factor A isoform X5 — MLMDGGFQSARKGHSWETPPAAKGSVFRGVKGKDEPSSYTCTTCKQPFNSAWFLLQHAQNTHGLRIYLESEHGSPLTPRVGIPTGLGAECPSQPPLHGIHIADNNPFNLLRIPGSVSREASGLGEGRFPPTPPLFSPPPRHHLDPHRIERLGAEEMALATHHPSAFDRVLRLNPMAMEPPAMDFSRRLRELAGNTSSPPLSPSRPSPMQRLLQPFQPGSKPPFLATPPLPPLQSAPPPSQPPMKSKSCEFCGKTFKFQSNLVVHRRSHTGEKPYKCNLCDHACTQASKLKRHMKTHMHKSSPMTVKSDDGLSTASSPEPGTSDLVGSASSALKSVVAKFKSENDPNMIPENGDEEEEEEEEEEEEEEEEEEEDLNESDRPDYGFGMSLEAARHHENNSRAGEEGRAMPDVMQGMVLSSMQHFSEAFHQVLGEKHKRGHLPEPEVHRDTCDEDSVAGESDRIDEGAVNGRGCSPGESASGGLSKKLLLGSPSSLSPFSKRIKLEKEFDLPAAAMPNTENVYSQWLAGYAASRQLKDPFLSFGDSRQSPFASSSEHSSENGSLRFSTPPGELDGGISGRSGTGSGGSTPHISGPGPGRPSSKEGRRSDTCEYCGKVFKNCSNLTVHRRSHTGERPYKCELCNYACAQSSKLTRHMKTHGQVGKDVYKCEICKMPFSVYSTLEKHMKKWHSDRVLNNEIKTE, encoded by the coding sequence GTAAAGATGAGCCCAGCAGCTACACGTGTACGACTTGTAAACAGCCTTTCAACAGCGCCTGGTTCCTCTTGCAGCACGCACAGAACACACACGGCTTACGGATCTACCTAGAAAGCGAGCACGGCAGCCCCCTGACGCCACGGGTTGGTATCCCAACAGGACTAGGTGCAGAGTGCCCTTCCCAGCCACCTCTCCACGGGATTCACATTGCAGACAATAACCCTTTTAACCTGCTCAGAATACCCGGCTCGGTCTCGAGGGAGGCGTCGGGGCTGGGAGAAGGGCGTTTCCCACCCACGCCGCCCCTCTTTAGCCCTCCCCCGAGGCACCATTTGGATCCGCATCGCATTGAGCGCCTGGGTGCGGAAGAAATGGCTCTGGCCACCCATCACCCTAGTGCCTTTGACAGGGTGCTGCGACTGAACCCCATGGCGATGGAGCCCCCCGCTATGGATTTCTCCCGGAGGCTGCGGGAGCTGGCCGGCAACACCTCCAGCCCACCCTTGTCCCCGAGCCGGCCCAGCCCTATGCAAAGGTTGCTGCAGCCCTTCCAGCCCGGCAGCAAGCCCCCGTTCCTGGCCACGCCGCCCCTCCCTCCTCTGCAgtctgctcctcctccctcccagccccccaTGAAGTCCAAGTCCTGCGAGTTCTGCGGGAAGACCTTCAAGTTTCAGAGCAACCTGGTGGTCCACCGCCGGAGCCACACgggggagaagccctacaagtgcAACCTCTGCGACCACGCCTGCACGCAGGCCAGCAAGCTGAAGCGCCACATGAAGACCCACATGCACAAGTCCTCCCCCATGACAGTGAAGTCGGACGACGGGCTCTCCACTGCCAGCTCCCCTGAGCCGGGCACCAGTGACCTGGTGGGCAGCGCCAGCAGCGCCCTCAAGTCCGTGGTGGCCAAGTTCAAGAGCGAGAATGACCCCAACATGATCCCTGAGAACggggatgaggaagaggaggaggaggaggaggaagaggaggaggaggaggaggaagaggaggaggactTGAATGAGAGCGACAGGCCGGACTATGGCTTCGGGATGAGCCTGGAGGCGGCCCGTCACCACGAGAACAACTCGCGGGCTGGCGAGGAGGGCCGGGCGATGCCGGACGTCATGCAGGGCATGGTCTTGAGCTCCATGCAGCACTTCAGCGAGGCCTTCCACCAGGTCCTGGGGGAGAAACACAAGCGGGGCCACCTCCCCGAGCCCGAGGTGCACAGGGACACTTGCGACGAAGACTCGGTGGCCGGCGAGTCCGACCGCATCGACGAGGGGGCCGTCAACGGCCGGGGCTGCTCCCCGGGGGAGTCTGCCTCGGGAGGCCTGTccaaaaagctgctgctgggtagccccagctccctgagccccTTCTCCAAACGCATCAAGCTGGAGAAGGAGTTCGACCTGCCGGCCGCCGCCATGCCCAACACCGAGAACGTTTACTCCCAGTGGCTGGCGGGCTACGCCGCCTCCCGGCAGCTGAAGGACCCCTTCCTCAGCTTCGGCGACTCCCGACAATCGCCCTTCGCCTCCTCCTCCGAGCACTCCTCGGAGAACGGCAGCCTGCGCTTCTCCACGCCGCCGGGCGAGCTGGACGGAGGGATCTCAGGCCGCAGCGGCACGGGAAGCGGAGGGAGCACCCCCCATATTAGTGGCCCGGGCCCTGGCAGGCCCAGCTCAAAAGAGGGCAGACGCAGCGACACTTGTGAGTACTGTGGGAAGGTCTTCAAGAACTGTAGTAATCTCACCGTCCACAGACGGAGCCACACGGGCGAGAGGCCGTATAAGTGTGAGCTTTGCAACTACGCCTGCGCCCAGAGTAGCAAGCTCACCCGGCACATGAAAACACACGGGCAGGTGGGAAAGGACGTTTACAAATGCGAGATTTGTAAGATGCCTTTTAGCGTGTACAGTACCCTGGAGAAACACATGAAAAAATGGCACAGTGATCGAGTCTTGAATAACGAGATAAAAACTGAATAG